AAAGTATTTTCAATGTAGTAGAGTGCTTCTGTGGTGGATTGGCACTTAGTCACAATTACGACATTATGCCACCAAGGAATTTGGAAAAGCTTGTGCATTTTGCCTTCCTTGATTTGCGAAGCAGGTTGCTTCGCAAATGGTTCATTCCCTGACCAGAACCTATACCAACGCCGAATTTGTTCCAGATTCCGCTTTGAGAATCCCTTCATTTCCGGAAACTCCGCCATCAAATCCTGACTGAGTTGCCGCAAAAAGCCATCGCCCCAAGCTCGTTCCTTTTGCTTTTCAACAATCTCCGCACCCAATTCCCAATAAAAAGCCAACAGTTCCGAATTAACTGCCACCGCTGCCTTCAACTGCACCGATCGTAGCTTTGACTTCACTCCCGCTAACCAATTTCGGTAATCCGCTGATTCCTGTAGCACGATCGAATTCTCCATGTCTCGGGTACCAGATGCCCTGTTGCCAGATGCCACGTTACCAAACATCACAACATTGCAAACAATCGCAAAATAGTTGACAGCGCCTTAGTTTACCCCTAGGCTTGTTTTTCATAGCTGAATGAAACCGTGTGCGTTAAGTCCCGATCGCTCAGCTACGACCCCAAAAATTAAGGCGCTACCCAGCGTTGCTGTCAACAACAAAGGGTAGCTAAACCCCAAGCTGTACTCGGCAGCTAGGCGGTCTGACACGGATTTTAACATTCGATCGGGCCACCCTACTTGTCCTGCGCAAAAGGGTGGCTTTAATTTTTGGGATTTCCTCCCCATCTACACCCAGGAGAAATCCCATGTTTACTGGCTTTGGCGGCACCGATCGCCCAGAAACTTCGATCGACGATTCCCGCAGACCGTTCCAAATCTACCTGCTCGGCACCCGCGAAGAAATCCAAACCACGATCAACCAACTGCAAGTGGTGCGGTTTTGCGAGCGGATTCGTTGGAGTCCACCGATTCCAGTTCTCGGTTCCGATTGGAAATACATCAGCATGATGGAACGCGATCGGGCGACGGAGTAAGTCGATTTAAAAACCGGGATTTTTTGAAAATCCCGGTTTTTGGTCTAGACTGCGAGTTCGATCAAATCCAATCCTCACGCCGTTTTCCGATGGGTCTTCCGTTCCAAAATTTCCTTCAGAATCAACGTCAACAGCCCTAGCGCTCCCAGCAACACCGATGCCGAAAACGCCGCCCCCGTCGCATACTGCTTGTAGGAATCCTCCACAAACAAAGACAGCGTTTGCGTCTTCCGTGCAATATTTCCCGCCACCACCGACACCGCACCAAACTCACCCATCGCCCGCGCATTCGTCAGCAACACCCCATACAGCAGCCCCCAACGAATATTCGGCAACGTCACATTCCAAAAAATCTGCCAATTATTGGCCCCCAATGTCCTTGCCGCTTCCTCTTCATCCGTGCCCACTTCTTCCAGCACCGGAATCACCTCCCGCGCCACAAACGGCAACGTCACAAACGCCGTCGCCAGCACAATCCCCGGCACCGCAAAAATGACTTTGAAATTGATAAACTGCAAAATCGGACTCAACCAGCCCTGCTGTCCATACAACAGCACCATCATCAGCCCCGCAACCACCGGCGAAATGGAAAACGGCAAATCCAGAATACTAATGACGATCGGTTTTCCCCGGAAAGGATGACGCGCGATCGCCCAAGCAGCAAACAAGCCAAATACCGTATTCAACGGCACGACAATGAATGCAACAAACAACGTCAACCCGATCGCCGTTTGCATATCTGCCTCGGCAAAATGGGTCAGAAACGGCCCCACACCCTTGGCTAACGCCTGGTAAAACACATTCACCGCAGGCAATAACAGCACCAGCGCCAAATACCCGATCGCGATCGCAATCATCACCCACTGGGCCCACGGTTTAGCAGACTCCGAAGTCGATAACGTCGATGAAGATAACGTCGATGAATTAGT
This DNA window, taken from Alkalinema sp. FACHB-956, encodes the following:
- the cysW gene encoding sulfate ABC transporter permease subunit CysW, whose protein sequence is MPTNSSTLSSSTLSTSESAKPWAQWVMIAIAIGYLALVLLLPAVNVFYQALAKGVGPFLTHFAEADMQTAIGLTLFVAFIVVPLNTVFGLFAAWAIARHPFRGKPIVISILDLPFSISPVVAGLMMVLLYGQQGWLSPILQFINFKVIFAVPGIVLATAFVTLPFVAREVIPVLEEVGTDEEEAARTLGANNWQIFWNVTLPNIRWGLLYGVLLTNARAMGEFGAVSVVAGNIARKTQTLSLFVEDSYKQYATGAAFSASVLLGALGLLTLILKEILERKTHRKTA